The following coding sequences are from one Ctenopharyngodon idella isolate HZGC_01 chromosome 17, HZGC01, whole genome shotgun sequence window:
- the LOC127498065 gene encoding uncharacterized protein LOC127498065 isoform X7, with the protein MEALNFLLCLLLTAYQANTIGSWTTGDWLYTTEVPSEPCGDYLTDWMGEFFSPRYPNSYPDNARCTWTIHSTGGTTVLLTFTDVYLETCCDYIRVYDGPSTLYPLLDEIRDYKNKRYNSSNNDLTVLFYSDGSISRRGFHANWVFVDSNSCRHNCGRSLGSCSCNDSCQDNRNCCYDYDSYCSETTIETTTAATTTFWIETTAPSCRYNCGHDFYRCSCTYDCQYYGNCCPDYDSYCFMTTTQPPETTTEFIIDEGSCKNNCGVLLPICGCDDLCQNYNDCCPDYDNYCLITTERPTTTEFPSCMNNCGHNLGRCSCNYNCHNYGICCPDYDSYCLETTTETTTETTTTETTTTETTTTETTTATTYWIDTTAPSCRYSCGYDLGSCSCSHDCQYYGNNCCPDYESFCIATIHPPDDPTAPSCMYNCGYHLGYCSCSRACLFFGDCCHDYQNACLRTTTPTTRTTTTKSAAPSCMWNCGHDFGSCSCTHDCQYYGNCCPDYDSYCFMTTTTTQETTTTQETTTTQETTTTQETTTTQETTTTQETTTTQETTTTQETTTTQETTTTQETTTTQETTTEFIIVDEGSCENYCGEFLPICACDDLCQNYNDCCPDYDNYCLITTERPTTTEFPSCMNNCGHNLGRCSCNYNCHNYGICCPDYDSYCLETTTETTTTETTTTETTTATTYWIDTTAPSCMYNCGHDFGSCSCTYDCHNYGNCCPDYDNYCFITTEQSTTTAPSCRYSCGYDLGSCSCSHDCQYYGNNCCPDYESFCIATIHPPDDPTAPSCMYNCGYHLGYCSCSRACLFFGDCCHDYQNVCLRTTTPTTRTTTTKSAGLNIEPARENINANNTRMGRFNASIAFYTSSSFYQQIYDSPYEVNLNQLLYVQVKLNRPDNSLDLFLDTCVASPNPSDFKDRSFDLLRNGCPRDNTYYSYTSGQHYYAQFSFRAFKVLRTHAYVYLQCKVIICPDNDYNSRCRQGCRFRRKRSLDSTYHTNTVTLGPIKLKGGRRTFKAA; encoded by the exons ATGGAAGCTCTGAATTTCCTTCTCTGTCTGCTTCTAACTGCCTATCAAG CAAACACTATTGGGTCATGgacaacag gtGACTGGCTGTATACTACTGAGGTTCCTTCAG AACCATGTGGTGACTATCTGACAGATTGGATGGGTGAATTTTTCAGCCCCCGGTACCCAAATAGCTACCCTGATAATGCACGATGCACATGGACCATTCATAGCACTGGGGGAACAACTGTGCTATTGACCTTCACTGATGTTTA TTTGGAAACATGTTGTGATTACATCAGAGTATATGATGGTCCTTCTACCCTCTACCCGTTACTGGACGAAATACGAGACTACAAGAACAAACGCTACAACTCCAGCAACAATGATCTGACGGTGCTTTTCTACAGTGATGGCAGTATATCAAGAAGAGGATTTCATGCAAACTGGGTCTTTGTAG ATTCCAATTCATGCAGGCATAACTGTGGACGCTCCCTTGGCTCTTGTTCCTGTAATGATTCCTGTCAGGACAATAGAAACTGCTGTTATGACTACGACA GCTACTGCTCAGAAACAACAAtagaaacaacaacagcagcaacaacaacattCTGGATTGAGACAACAG CTCCCTCCTGCAGGTATAACTGTGGACACGACTTCTACAGATGCTCATGCACCTACGACTGTCAGTACTATGGCAACTGTTGCCCTGACTACGACA GCTACTGTTTCATGACGACAACACAACCACCAGAAACAACAACTGAGTTTATAATAG ACGAAGGCTCCTGCAAGAATAATTGTGGTGTATTACTTCCCATCTGTGGATGTGACGACCTCTGTCAAAATTATAATGACTGTTGCCCTGATTACGACA ACTACTGCCTTATAACAACTGAACGGCCAACTACAACAG AATTCCCCTCCTGCATGAATAACTGTGGACACAACCTCGGCCGCTGCTCATGCAACTACAACTGTCATAACTATGGCATCTGTTGCCCTGACTATGACA GCTACTGCTtagaaacaacaacagaaacaacaacagaaacaacaacaacagaaacaacaacaacagaaacaacaacaacagaaacaacaacagcaacaacatacTGGATTGATACAACAG CTCCCTCCTGCAGGTATTCCTGTGGATACGACCTCGGCAGCTGCTCATGCAGCCACGACTGTCAGTACTATGGCAACAACTGTTGCCCAGATTATGAAA GCTTCTGCATAGCAACAATTCACCCGCCAGATGATCCAACAG CTCCCTCCTGCATGTATAACTGTGGGTACCACCTTGGGTACTGTTCATGCTCCAGGGCCTGTCTTTTTTTTGGTGACTGTTGCCATGACTACCAAA ACGCCTGCTTAAGAACAACAACACcaacaacaagaacaacaacaacaaagtcaGCAG CTCCTTCCTGCATGTGGAACTGTGGACATGACTTCGGCAGCTGCTCATGCACTCACGACTGTCAGTACTATGGCAACTGTTGCCCTGACTACGACA GCTACTGTTTCATGACGACAACAACAACAcaggaaacaacaacaacacaagagacaacaacaacacaagaaacaacaacaacacaagagacaacaacaacacaagaaacaacaacaacacaagaaacaacaacaacacaagaaacaacaacaacacaagagacaacaacaacacaagaaacaacaacaacacaagagacaacaacaacacaagaaACAACAACTGAGTTTATAATAG TAGACGAAGGCTCCTGCGAGAATTATTGTGGTGAATTTCTTCCCATCTGTGCATGTGACGACCTCTGTCAAAATTATAATGACTGTTGCCCTGATTACGACA ACTACTGCCTTATAACAACTGAACGGCCAACTACAACAG AATTCCCCTCCTGCATGAATAACTGTGGACACAACCTCGGCCGCTGCTCATGCAACTACAACTGTCATAACTATGGCATCTGTTGCCCTGACTACGACA GCTACTGCTtagaaacaacaacagaaacaacaacaacagaaacaacaacaacagaaacaacaacagcaacaacatacTGGATTGATACAACAG CTCCTTCCTGCATGTATAACTGTGGACACGACTTCGGCAGCTGCTCATGCACCTACGACTGTCATAACTATGGCAACTGTTGCCCTGACTACGACA ACTACTGCTTTATAACAACTGAACAGTCAACTACAACAG CTCCCTCCTGCAGGTATTCCTGTGGATATGACCTCGGCAGCTGCTCATGCAGCCACGACTGTCAGTACTATGGCAACAACTGTTGCCCTGATTATGAAA GCTTCTGCATAGCAACAATTCACCCGCCAGATGATCCAACAG CTCCCTCCTGCATGTATAACTGTGGGTACCACCTTGGGTACTGTTCATGCTCCAGGGCCTGTCTTTTTTTTGGTGACTGTTGCCATGACTACCAAA ACGTCTGCTTAAGAACAACAACACcaacaacaagaacaacaacaacaaagtcaGCAG GGCTGAACATCGAACCTGCCAGGGAGAACATCAATGCCAACAACACAAGAATGGGCCGCTTCAATGCCAGCATAGCCTTCTACACCTCCAGCAGTTTCTACCAACAAATCTATGACTCTCCATATGAAGTCAACCTGAACCAGCTTCTGTATGTTCAAGTCAAGCTAAACAGGCCTGACAACAGCCTGGATCTCTTTCTGGACACCTGTGTAGCGTCTCCAAATCCCAGTGACTTCAAAGACCGTTCCTTTGACCTGCTGCGTAACGG ATGTCCCAGAGACAACACTTATTATTCCTACACCAGCGGTCAGCACTATTATGCTCAGTTCAGTTTCCGGGCTTTCAAGGTTCTCCGGACTCACGCCTACGTGTACCTGCAGTGTAAAGTGATCATCTGCCCCGATAACGATTACAACTCTCGCTGCCGTCAAGGATGTCGCTTCCGTCGCAAGAGATCCCTCGACAGCACCTACCACACCAATACTGTGACGCTGGGGCCAATCAAACTCAAAG GAGGGAGACGCACTTTCAAGGCAGCGTGA
- the LOC127498065 gene encoding uncharacterized protein LOC127498065 isoform X2 has product MEALNFLLCLLLTAYQANTIGSWTTGDWLYTTEVPSEPCGDYLTDWMGEFFSPRYPNSYPDNARCTWTIHSTGGTTVLLTFTDVYLETCCDYIRVYDGPSTLYPLLDEIRDYKNKRYNSSNNDLTVLFYSDGSISRRGFHANWVFVDSNSCRHNCGRSLGSCSCNDSCQDNRNCCYDYDSYCSETTATTYWIDTTAPSCRYNCGHDFGSCSCTHDCQYYGNCCPDYDSYCFMTTTTTQETTTTQETTTTQETTTTQETTTTQETTTTTQETTTEFIIVDEGSCENYCGELLPICACDDLCQNYNDCCPDYDNYCLITTERPTTTEFPSCMNNCGHNLGRCSCNYNCHNYGICCPDYDSYCLETTTETTTETTTTETTTTETTTTETTTATTYWIDTTAPSCRYSCGYDLGSCSCSHDCQYYGNNCCPDYESFCIATIHPPDDPTAPSCMYNCGYHLGYCSCSRACLFFGDCCHDYQNACLRTTTPTTRTTTTKSAAPSCMWNCGHDFGSCSCTHDCQYYGNCCPDYDSYCFMTTTTTQETTTTQETTTTQETTTTQETTTTQETTTTQETTTTQETTTTQETTTTQETTTTQETTTTQETTTEFIIVDEGSCENYCGEFLPICACDDLCQNYNDCCPDYDNYCLITTERPTTTEFPSCMNNCGHNLGRCSCNYNCHNYGICCPDYDSYCLETTTETTTTETTTTETTTATTYWIDTTAPSCMYNCGHDFGSCSCTYDCHNYGNCCPDYDNYCFITTEQSTTTAPSCRYSCGYDLGSCSCSHDCQYYGNNCCPDYESFCIATIHPPDDPTAPSCMYNCGYHLGYCSCSRACLFFGDCCHDYQNVCLRTTTPTTRTTTTKSAGLNIEPARENINANNTRMGRFNASIAFYTSSSFYQQIYDSPYEVNLNQLLYVQVKLNRPDNSLDLFLDTCVASPNPSDFKDRSFDLLRNGCPRDNTYYSYTSGQHYYAQFSFRAFKVLRTHAYVYLQCKVIICPDNDYNSRCRQGCRFRRKRSLDSTYHTNTVTLGPIKLKGGRRTFKAA; this is encoded by the exons ATGGAAGCTCTGAATTTCCTTCTCTGTCTGCTTCTAACTGCCTATCAAG CAAACACTATTGGGTCATGgacaacag gtGACTGGCTGTATACTACTGAGGTTCCTTCAG AACCATGTGGTGACTATCTGACAGATTGGATGGGTGAATTTTTCAGCCCCCGGTACCCAAATAGCTACCCTGATAATGCACGATGCACATGGACCATTCATAGCACTGGGGGAACAACTGTGCTATTGACCTTCACTGATGTTTA TTTGGAAACATGTTGTGATTACATCAGAGTATATGATGGTCCTTCTACCCTCTACCCGTTACTGGACGAAATACGAGACTACAAGAACAAACGCTACAACTCCAGCAACAATGATCTGACGGTGCTTTTCTACAGTGATGGCAGTATATCAAGAAGAGGATTTCATGCAAACTGGGTCTTTGTAG ATTCCAATTCATGCAGGCATAACTGTGGACGCTCCCTTGGCTCTTGTTCCTGTAATGATTCCTGTCAGGACAATAGAAACTGCTGTTATGACTACGACA GCTACTGCTcagaaacaacagcaacaacatacTGGATTGATACAACAG CTCCTTCCTGCAGGTATAACTGTGGACACGACTTCGGCAGCTGCTCATGCACTCACGACTGTCAGTACTATGGCAACTGTTGCCCTGACTACGACA GCTACTGTTtcatgacaacaacaacaacacaagaaacaacaacaacacaagagacaacaacaacacaagaaacaacaacaacacaagagacaacaacaacacaagaaacaacaacaacaacacaagaaACAACAACTGAGTTTATAATAG TAGACGAAGGCTCCTGCGAGAATTATTGTGGTGAATTACTTCCCATCTGTGCATGTGACGACCTCTGTCAAAATTATAATGACTGTTGCCCTGATTACGACA ACTACTGCCTTATAACAACTGAACGGCCAACTACAACAG AATTCCCCTCCTGCATGAATAACTGTGGACACAACCTCGGCCGCTGCTCATGCAACTACAACTGTCATAACTATGGCATCTGTTGCCCTGACTATGACA GCTACTGCTtagaaacaacaacagaaacaacaacagaaacaacaacaacagaaacaacaacaacagaaacaacaacaacagaaacaacaacagcaacaacatacTGGATTGATACAACAG CTCCCTCCTGCAGGTATTCCTGTGGATACGACCTCGGCAGCTGCTCATGCAGCCACGACTGTCAGTACTATGGCAACAACTGTTGCCCAGATTATGAAA GCTTCTGCATAGCAACAATTCACCCGCCAGATGATCCAACAG CTCCCTCCTGCATGTATAACTGTGGGTACCACCTTGGGTACTGTTCATGCTCCAGGGCCTGTCTTTTTTTTGGTGACTGTTGCCATGACTACCAAA ACGCCTGCTTAAGAACAACAACACcaacaacaagaacaacaacaacaaagtcaGCAG CTCCTTCCTGCATGTGGAACTGTGGACATGACTTCGGCAGCTGCTCATGCACTCACGACTGTCAGTACTATGGCAACTGTTGCCCTGACTACGACA GCTACTGTTTCATGACGACAACAACAACAcaggaaacaacaacaacacaagagacaacaacaacacaagaaacaacaacaacacaagagacaacaacaacacaagaaacaacaacaacacaagaaacaacaacaacacaagaaacaacaacaacacaagagacaacaacaacacaagaaacaacaacaacacaagagacaacaacaacacaagaaACAACAACTGAGTTTATAATAG TAGACGAAGGCTCCTGCGAGAATTATTGTGGTGAATTTCTTCCCATCTGTGCATGTGACGACCTCTGTCAAAATTATAATGACTGTTGCCCTGATTACGACA ACTACTGCCTTATAACAACTGAACGGCCAACTACAACAG AATTCCCCTCCTGCATGAATAACTGTGGACACAACCTCGGCCGCTGCTCATGCAACTACAACTGTCATAACTATGGCATCTGTTGCCCTGACTACGACA GCTACTGCTtagaaacaacaacagaaacaacaacaacagaaacaacaacaacagaaacaacaacagcaacaacatacTGGATTGATACAACAG CTCCTTCCTGCATGTATAACTGTGGACACGACTTCGGCAGCTGCTCATGCACCTACGACTGTCATAACTATGGCAACTGTTGCCCTGACTACGACA ACTACTGCTTTATAACAACTGAACAGTCAACTACAACAG CTCCCTCCTGCAGGTATTCCTGTGGATATGACCTCGGCAGCTGCTCATGCAGCCACGACTGTCAGTACTATGGCAACAACTGTTGCCCTGATTATGAAA GCTTCTGCATAGCAACAATTCACCCGCCAGATGATCCAACAG CTCCCTCCTGCATGTATAACTGTGGGTACCACCTTGGGTACTGTTCATGCTCCAGGGCCTGTCTTTTTTTTGGTGACTGTTGCCATGACTACCAAA ACGTCTGCTTAAGAACAACAACACcaacaacaagaacaacaacaacaaagtcaGCAG GGCTGAACATCGAACCTGCCAGGGAGAACATCAATGCCAACAACACAAGAATGGGCCGCTTCAATGCCAGCATAGCCTTCTACACCTCCAGCAGTTTCTACCAACAAATCTATGACTCTCCATATGAAGTCAACCTGAACCAGCTTCTGTATGTTCAAGTCAAGCTAAACAGGCCTGACAACAGCCTGGATCTCTTTCTGGACACCTGTGTAGCGTCTCCAAATCCCAGTGACTTCAAAGACCGTTCCTTTGACCTGCTGCGTAACGG ATGTCCCAGAGACAACACTTATTATTCCTACACCAGCGGTCAGCACTATTATGCTCAGTTCAGTTTCCGGGCTTTCAAGGTTCTCCGGACTCACGCCTACGTGTACCTGCAGTGTAAAGTGATCATCTGCCCCGATAACGATTACAACTCTCGCTGCCGTCAAGGATGTCGCTTCCGTCGCAAGAGATCCCTCGACAGCACCTACCACACCAATACTGTGACGCTGGGGCCAATCAAACTCAAAG GAGGGAGACGCACTTTCAAGGCAGCGTGA
- the LOC127498065 gene encoding uncharacterized protein LOC127498065 isoform X1: MEALNFLLCLLLTAYQANTIGSWTTGDWLYTTEVPSEPCGDYLTDWMGEFFSPRYPNSYPDNARCTWTIHSTGGTTVLLTFTDVYLETCCDYIRVYDGPSTLYPLLDEIRDYKNKRYNSSNNDLTVLFYSDGSISRRGFHANWVFVDSNSCRHNCGRSLGSCSCNDSCQDNRNCCYDYDSYCSETTIETTTAATTTFWIETTAPSCRYNCGHDFYRCSCTYDCQYYGNCCPDYDSYCFMTTTTTQETTTTQETTTTQETTTTQETTTTQETTTTTQETTTEFIIVDEGSCENYCGELLPICACDDLCQNYNDCCPDYDNYCLITTERPTTTEFPSCMNNCGHNLGRCSCNYNCHNYGICCPDYDSYCLETTTETTTETTTTETTTTETTTTETTTATTYWIDTTAPSCRYSCGYDLGSCSCSHDCQYYGNNCCPDYESFCIATIHPPDDPTAPSCMYNCGYHLGYCSCSRACLFFGDCCHDYQNACLRTTTPTTRTTTTKSAAPSCMWNCGHDFGSCSCTHDCQYYGNCCPDYDSYCFMTTTTTQETTTTQETTTTQETTTTQETTTTQETTTTQETTTTQETTTTQETTTTQETTTTQETTTTQETTTEFIIVDEGSCENYCGEFLPICACDDLCQNYNDCCPDYDNYCLITTERPTTTEFPSCMNNCGHNLGRCSCNYNCHNYGICCPDYDSYCLETTTETTTTETTTTETTTATTYWIDTTAPSCMYNCGHDFGSCSCTYDCHNYGNCCPDYDNYCFITTEQSTTTAPSCRYSCGYDLGSCSCSHDCQYYGNNCCPDYESFCIATIHPPDDPTAPSCMYNCGYHLGYCSCSRACLFFGDCCHDYQNVCLRTTTPTTRTTTTKSAGLNIEPARENINANNTRMGRFNASIAFYTSSSFYQQIYDSPYEVNLNQLLYVQVKLNRPDNSLDLFLDTCVASPNPSDFKDRSFDLLRNGCPRDNTYYSYTSGQHYYAQFSFRAFKVLRTHAYVYLQCKVIICPDNDYNSRCRQGCRFRRKRSLDSTYHTNTVTLGPIKLKGGRRTFKAA, from the exons ATGGAAGCTCTGAATTTCCTTCTCTGTCTGCTTCTAACTGCCTATCAAG CAAACACTATTGGGTCATGgacaacag gtGACTGGCTGTATACTACTGAGGTTCCTTCAG AACCATGTGGTGACTATCTGACAGATTGGATGGGTGAATTTTTCAGCCCCCGGTACCCAAATAGCTACCCTGATAATGCACGATGCACATGGACCATTCATAGCACTGGGGGAACAACTGTGCTATTGACCTTCACTGATGTTTA TTTGGAAACATGTTGTGATTACATCAGAGTATATGATGGTCCTTCTACCCTCTACCCGTTACTGGACGAAATACGAGACTACAAGAACAAACGCTACAACTCCAGCAACAATGATCTGACGGTGCTTTTCTACAGTGATGGCAGTATATCAAGAAGAGGATTTCATGCAAACTGGGTCTTTGTAG ATTCCAATTCATGCAGGCATAACTGTGGACGCTCCCTTGGCTCTTGTTCCTGTAATGATTCCTGTCAGGACAATAGAAACTGCTGTTATGACTACGACA GCTACTGCTCAGAAACAACAAtagaaacaacaacagcagcaacaacaacattCTGGATTGAGACAACAG CTCCCTCCTGCAGGTATAACTGTGGACACGACTTCTACAGATGCTCATGCACCTACGACTGTCAGTACTATGGCAACTGTTGCCCTGACTACGACA GCTACTGTTtcatgacaacaacaacaacacaagaaacaacaacaacacaagagacaacaacaacacaagaaacaacaacaacacaagagacaacaacaacacaagaaacaacaacaacaacacaagaaACAACAACTGAGTTTATAATAG TAGACGAAGGCTCCTGCGAGAATTATTGTGGTGAATTACTTCCCATCTGTGCATGTGACGACCTCTGTCAAAATTATAATGACTGTTGCCCTGATTACGACA ACTACTGCCTTATAACAACTGAACGGCCAACTACAACAG AATTCCCCTCCTGCATGAATAACTGTGGACACAACCTCGGCCGCTGCTCATGCAACTACAACTGTCATAACTATGGCATCTGTTGCCCTGACTATGACA GCTACTGCTtagaaacaacaacagaaacaacaacagaaacaacaacaacagaaacaacaacaacagaaacaacaacaacagaaacaacaacagcaacaacatacTGGATTGATACAACAG CTCCCTCCTGCAGGTATTCCTGTGGATACGACCTCGGCAGCTGCTCATGCAGCCACGACTGTCAGTACTATGGCAACAACTGTTGCCCAGATTATGAAA GCTTCTGCATAGCAACAATTCACCCGCCAGATGATCCAACAG CTCCCTCCTGCATGTATAACTGTGGGTACCACCTTGGGTACTGTTCATGCTCCAGGGCCTGTCTTTTTTTTGGTGACTGTTGCCATGACTACCAAA ACGCCTGCTTAAGAACAACAACACcaacaacaagaacaacaacaacaaagtcaGCAG CTCCTTCCTGCATGTGGAACTGTGGACATGACTTCGGCAGCTGCTCATGCACTCACGACTGTCAGTACTATGGCAACTGTTGCCCTGACTACGACA GCTACTGTTTCATGACGACAACAACAACAcaggaaacaacaacaacacaagagacaacaacaacacaagaaacaacaacaacacaagagacaacaacaacacaagaaacaacaacaacacaagaaacaacaacaacacaagaaacaacaacaacacaagagacaacaacaacacaagaaacaacaacaacacaagagacaacaacaacacaagaaACAACAACTGAGTTTATAATAG TAGACGAAGGCTCCTGCGAGAATTATTGTGGTGAATTTCTTCCCATCTGTGCATGTGACGACCTCTGTCAAAATTATAATGACTGTTGCCCTGATTACGACA ACTACTGCCTTATAACAACTGAACGGCCAACTACAACAG AATTCCCCTCCTGCATGAATAACTGTGGACACAACCTCGGCCGCTGCTCATGCAACTACAACTGTCATAACTATGGCATCTGTTGCCCTGACTACGACA GCTACTGCTtagaaacaacaacagaaacaacaacaacagaaacaacaacaacagaaacaacaacagcaacaacatacTGGATTGATACAACAG CTCCTTCCTGCATGTATAACTGTGGACACGACTTCGGCAGCTGCTCATGCACCTACGACTGTCATAACTATGGCAACTGTTGCCCTGACTACGACA ACTACTGCTTTATAACAACTGAACAGTCAACTACAACAG CTCCCTCCTGCAGGTATTCCTGTGGATATGACCTCGGCAGCTGCTCATGCAGCCACGACTGTCAGTACTATGGCAACAACTGTTGCCCTGATTATGAAA GCTTCTGCATAGCAACAATTCACCCGCCAGATGATCCAACAG CTCCCTCCTGCATGTATAACTGTGGGTACCACCTTGGGTACTGTTCATGCTCCAGGGCCTGTCTTTTTTTTGGTGACTGTTGCCATGACTACCAAA ACGTCTGCTTAAGAACAACAACACcaacaacaagaacaacaacaacaaagtcaGCAG GGCTGAACATCGAACCTGCCAGGGAGAACATCAATGCCAACAACACAAGAATGGGCCGCTTCAATGCCAGCATAGCCTTCTACACCTCCAGCAGTTTCTACCAACAAATCTATGACTCTCCATATGAAGTCAACCTGAACCAGCTTCTGTATGTTCAAGTCAAGCTAAACAGGCCTGACAACAGCCTGGATCTCTTTCTGGACACCTGTGTAGCGTCTCCAAATCCCAGTGACTTCAAAGACCGTTCCTTTGACCTGCTGCGTAACGG ATGTCCCAGAGACAACACTTATTATTCCTACACCAGCGGTCAGCACTATTATGCTCAGTTCAGTTTCCGGGCTTTCAAGGTTCTCCGGACTCACGCCTACGTGTACCTGCAGTGTAAAGTGATCATCTGCCCCGATAACGATTACAACTCTCGCTGCCGTCAAGGATGTCGCTTCCGTCGCAAGAGATCCCTCGACAGCACCTACCACACCAATACTGTGACGCTGGGGCCAATCAAACTCAAAG GAGGGAGACGCACTTTCAAGGCAGCGTGA